DNA from Lentibacillus amyloliquefaciens:
CATTAAACACATTTTAATTCAAATTTTTTAAGCCTAACAGCCCGTATAAAGTGAATCTTCAATCAGTGGGGGTTCTTTCTTCCCCCACTGATTGTTAGATGAACGAATCGGACATTTACTGGCAGCCATCCCCCCATCTAATCTTCATCGTATACGCGAACATTTTTGGTGGGGGTCTTACTCGCATGAAAATCCACTGTTAGTTAGCACGAAAAATGGCTTCAGACTGCCAGATGGACTCGAAGTACTAAAGTAAGTCGACCTTATCCTCCAGCTGTATTAGCAGTATAGACAATATAAAATCAATTTCATCCTAATTGGTGAATCTTTGATTCATGGATGGCTGCCAGTTACATGCGGGATAAATGTAAAATCATTCGTTAGGTGCGGGCTGTTGTATAATAACCACAAAATTTACCAAACATCCTTTATTAAAGGTATTATACAACAATGAAAATAGTTAAAATTTTGTGTAATTTACTAAAAAAAACCGTATAAAGTATTGACGGGAATGATCAATAATTCTATAATAATTATAGCCTTAATTGATAATGATTATCATTATTGATTAAATGGCTAAAATGATATTAGGAGGAATAAATATTATGCAAAAGAGAATATTACTTGGCATTACTTTTGCAATGCTAGTGCTCTTTCTTATAGCTTGTGGTTCTAATGAATCCGCTGATGAAGAAGGAAATACAGCTTCTTCCGGGGAAGGCACAACTGAAGAAGCTACAGATGAGAATGCAGAAGAAGCTGGTTCTACATATCCAATGACGGTTTCTTCAACGCTTTCTTCAAGGGAAAGCAGAGACGGAAGTACTTATAATTTTGAAGATATAAATTTGGAGTCCAAGCCTGAAAATATTGTTGTATTTGATTATGGTTTCTTAGATACACTGGATGCGCTTGGTGTTGAAGGAATTGTTGGGGTTCCTCAGGGTTCTACCTTACCAACACACCTTGAAGATTACAATTCAGATGAGTATACAAATATCGGTACATTAAAAGAACCGTTGCTTGAAGACATTGCAGCATTAGAGCCAGATGTAATCTTTATCTCCGGTCGTCAAGCTGCATTCTATGATCAATTAAAAGAAATTACGCCTAATGTCGTATTCGTGGGTACTGATCAAGAACAATATTGGGAATCATTTAAGTCTTCTGTAGATATAGCAGCGGAAATGTTCGGTAAACAAGAGGAAGCTGAAGAATATATGGCTGATTTAAATTCTAAAGTAGAAGAAATCAATAACCTTGCTGGAAATTATAACTCAAGCTTAGTTACGTTGTACAATGAAGGTCAATTATCTGGATATTCGACCCCATCTCGCTTTGGGTACATTTATGATGTATACGGATTCCAGCCGGTGACAAAAGATATCGAATCTTCAAGCCACGGTTCTAACTTTGGATATGAAGCAGTTTTAGAATTCGATTCAGAAGTATTGTTTGTGATCGACCGTACTGCAGCTATTAGCGGTGATTCAAATATTGAATCTGACATGGAAAATGACATTATTAAACAAACTACAGCTTATCAAAATGATCAAATTGTTTACTTAGACGGTCAACTATGGTACTTAGGTGGCGCCGGTTTACAATCTGAGCTTGCAAAAATGGAAGAAATATTAGCTGAATTGGAATAGGTTAAATCCAATGTTAAAAAAGGCAGCCAAATGGTTGCCTTTTTTGCAGGTTGGCAGTACATACATCTTTAGGGTGAAAATGCCGAATGCCCCCCCGCGCAGCCATTAAGCATTAGCTGACAAATAGTGCGTTGACTGTGAAGTAGTGTGCCAGGAATTTGAAGACAAACATTTAAACAAAGCTGATATCCCACGCTGGCAATTGGGGAATTCAAAACCGTGCCCATTGCAAAAGAACAATTATAGAATCAACTTACAGCGGCAAGACAAAATTAAAAACCTTTGAAAAGTCATATTACTTCCCAAAGGTTCTTATAACGAGGATGTTAATCTTCTTCTACGATTTCACAGCCTTCATCCGTACAATATGTTGTCTTGGATTTTTTAGGATTTAATGATTGCAATACCGGTTCTTCTTTTTCTTCTTCCCATACTTTTTCAAGCACTTCCTTGAAAACTTCCTGCGGTTGGGCTCCGGAGACGGCATACTTTTCATTGAAAACGAAGAACGGAACGCCCTGCACGTCCAATTGTCTTGCCTGTTCTTCATCAGCACGCACATGAATGGCGTAATCATCAACCTTAAGCAAAGCTGTCACATCATCTTCATTCAGTCCTGTCTCTCCTGCAAGCTTAATCAATGTCGCTTGGTCGCTGATCAATTCGCCATCGGTAAAATATGCTTTTAAAAAGCGTTCAGTTATTTCTTTGCCTTTGCCTTTTTCAGCGGCGTATTTACTGACACGATGCGCGTCAAAAGTATTCGTATGCTGCATGGTGTCAAAATTGTACGTCAAGCCCGCTTCTGCCGCCTGCTCGCCAAGACTTTCATTCATGCTTTTTGCTTGTTCAAAAGGCATTCCTTTTTTAGCAGCCAGATATTCATGTATATTCTGATTCGGGTTAACTTCAGCTTCCGGATCCAGTTCATAGCTTTTATACTCTACTTCAATAGCATCACGCTCTGGAAATTGCTCGATTGCGGATTCCAGTCTCCGTTTGCCTATATAGCAAAATGGACATACAAAGTCTGACCATATCTCTATTTTCATTCTAACACCTCATTTCTTCCTGCTATTTTAGCACAAGGACAACGATTACAATAAATGTTCTGCTTGACAATTCATCTTTGGCAAAGGTGAGAGAATGGCAAAGGGATCGGCTTAGTGGCCGACCCCCACTTTAGACTATTGCTTGTCTTGTCCGTCAACAAAGCGGCCATAGTCAGGAACGGCCGTTTGATCAAACGTTTGAACAAGATATTTTAGCCCTTCAGTCAATGATTCTCCTTGCATCGCTGTGCCATGACCGGGTATGACTGTATCCGGATTTAATGCTTCCAGTTTATCCACTGATTTTTTCGCTGCTTGCCAGTCCGTTGTTAAGTAGCGCGGCGGGCCGTTCACTTCATCATTTTGTATCAGTACATTGTAAAACGAATCCTGTCTCACTGTAATAAATGCATCACCGGAAAG
Protein-coding regions in this window:
- a CDS encoding siderophore ABC transporter substrate-binding protein, whose product is MQKRILLGITFAMLVLFLIACGSNESADEEGNTASSGEGTTEEATDENAEEAGSTYPMTVSSTLSSRESRDGSTYNFEDINLESKPENIVVFDYGFLDTLDALGVEGIVGVPQGSTLPTHLEDYNSDEYTNIGTLKEPLLEDIAALEPDVIFISGRQAAFYDQLKEITPNVVFVGTDQEQYWESFKSSVDIAAEMFGKQEEAEEYMADLNSKVEEINNLAGNYNSSLVTLYNEGQLSGYSTPSRFGYIYDVYGFQPVTKDIESSSHGSNFGYEAVLEFDSEVLFVIDRTAAISGDSNIESDMENDIIKQTTAYQNDQIVYLDGQLWYLGGAGLQSELAKMEEILAELE
- a CDS encoding DsbA family oxidoreductase, yielding MKIEIWSDFVCPFCYIGKRRLESAIEQFPERDAIEVEYKSYELDPEAEVNPNQNIHEYLAAKKGMPFEQAKSMNESLGEQAAEAGLTYNFDTMQHTNTFDAHRVSKYAAEKGKGKEITERFLKAYFTDGELISDQATLIKLAGETGLNEDDVTALLKVDDYAIHVRADEEQARQLDVQGVPFFVFNEKYAVSGAQPQEVFKEVLEKVWEEEKEEPVLQSLNPKKSKTTYCTDEGCEIVEED